The Nicotiana sylvestris chromosome 6, ASM39365v2, whole genome shotgun sequence genomic sequence TTATGGATTTTGGTTCTTTGATCAAAGTTTGTTTCTGAAATAAGAATCGCTTGTTCCTTATGGTTTGTAATTAACTCCTTATCAAATTGGTTTGTGACTAATTCCTAGCTTTTCTTGTATTCTTATCTTGGTATCTGTTGAAAACTTATAAGTGTACATATGGGGTCTTTGGTTCTATTGTTATCTATATTAGTAGCATTTCAGAATTTCCCCGTTCTTACTTGAGATGGAGGTATAAAATTTACCATAGAAAATAAGAATTCCTGCTATTTAAGCTTAGCAATAAATAGTGATTGTTGAATGCTTTAGGAATGTGATTAGTTGTGTGATTTTGTACAATCAATATATTTACTTGTGTcatgctttgtgattaatcttgtGTGACTCGTTGCATCATTGGAAGACTTGTGTTTTTCTGGTGACTTTTAGGCCTCTTCTTGCTCTCTGTGCGTTTGTTTGTTTGTGTTATGTGCAAACTTCTTGGTCACCTTCCCAGGTTGCGCTGTTCTTTAATATTGGAAGCCATGTTGACAGGAGTCAAGGTTATCGAttatatattttaatttaattagAGTTTCCCCCTGCTTCATTATTTCGTCTGAGATCCCTTTTTATTGGTAGGCTAATTTATGATTTGTGTCCTCGTCTAACATTCTCCTACTGTGAGATATTACTTATGAAAAGCTCTTATTTTCTTTGGTTTTTTATGTTTTACCAGTATTTGGTCGACATAAATATTTCAGCTATCCATAATGACTTTGTGCCTTATGTTATTCTTTTGATGACCGAGTTGGCTTCTTATGTGTGCCAAAAAAGGAAAAATGCCGGAGGGAATAACAGCTGAGAATCTTTTGAACAACATCGTGGAATCTCTTTCTGATGGTGGGCCGAAACATAAATCTGCATCATTCTTTCAAGAGGAAGGGGCAAGCTCTGTTAGTACTCAATTCAATAGGCTATTTGGACGTCAGAAACCAATACACCATTGTTTGGGTGGAGGCAAATGTACGGTACTTTTATACATTCTTGCCTTTTTTATCTCATACTGGCTGTCTGCTATAGCAATACTCAATACGCGTCGATGAATTTGTAGCTGCTGATGTGCTGTTGTGGAGAAACAAGAAAATCTCGGCCGGTGTTTTAGTCAGCGCCACAGCCATCTGGGTGCTATTTGAGTGGCTTAACTACAATTTTCTCTCACTTTTATGCTTTGCTCTGAGCATTGGTATGGTCGCTCAGTTTCTTTGGAAAAATGCTTCTGGGGTAATAAACAGGTAGTGATATAACCTATCATTGCGTTCTGAAGCAACGTCATTGTTCTCATTTGTCATTTGGTATGACATTCTTGAATCAAGTTAATGGAAGTTAACTTCTATGGCAACAGGTCTCAATCTAAGGCTCCTCGTCTCGTCTTACCTAATGACCTCTTCATCAATATTGCCACAGCAATAGGGACTGAAATAAACCATGGTTTGGTCTTCCTTCAAGATGTTGCATGTGGGGGTGATTTGAAACAATTCTTACTGGTATGTTAGATATCACTAGTCATTAATCTCCATGCTCAATTAGTTTGAAACGGATAAGCTTATAATAAGATGATACTTCCTTGTTTCAATTTCAAGAATTTCCATAACAAAGTATCAAGTGCTTGATTTGAATTATGAGGCCTCTTTtaagttgatttttttttttttgtataaatattttgTTTAATTTAACTGTATCAAATCATGGACCACAAGGCATTAGAAGGGTGACTGAGTTAGGTTTTGCTTCATAGGTCTGTGGTACAATTAGAAAATATTGTAGAATGAAGGCAAAGTTTTTACAAGTAAGAATTATGAGTAAAGACTCTTAAGGGGAGCCttgacgtaactggtaaagttggtGCCatatgaccaggaggtcacgggttcaagccgtggaaacagcctcttgcagaaatgcatggtaaggctgcgtacaatagacccttgtggtccggcccttccccggaccgtgcgcatagcgggagcttagtacaCCGGGCTTCCCTTTTTATTCTTATAGTTATATTATGGTGTGGTGGAGCTCCCTGTGTCAGTGGAGGTGAGACTGGCATTTCATTATTAATTATGAAGGTTAAAAATATTGATGAAAGTTTCAGAAGGAGGTCTATTACTTCTTTTTTTAATAACTGAGAAATTCCCGTTGGATAATGGGCATTGCCCCTCTACCCTTCACCACTTGAATAATAGGACTTGAACCCGTGACATGTGCCTAGCCACATATCACGCGCTACGATTGTACCACTAGACCAAAACCCTACGGGCAAGAAGGCCTTTTACTTTTCTCAACTCCCAAATGCTGCATAATATTTATAACATCCATTTTGACCCCTCTAAACAACCTCAAAGCAGAACCAATTAGCAAAACTCTGTTTCATAGTTTCTTTGCACATGTTTCTTTTTTCAACAAGGATGATAAAAGTTTCTTACAAAGGTAATGATTCCTCCACCTACCCTGCTAGTTTTGCTTCTAGTCAAGCACTTTTCATGTCGCCTTGTCCATCTGATCAACCGCCTTCCAAAATAATTGTACTGTACATATGTTGTTTATTTAATGCAGTGCAAGGTGCTCTATCTATTATTGGTTTATTTGAATAATTTTTCCCTTTTCAACACCATTTTGAGATGCCAAGGCTTCTGTCTTTGCTAACTTATTTTCACGACCTCTTCTGACATTGTTGAATAAGATCCATATGTGATGAGAAAATCATAAGCTCTGATTGCAACTTTGGGAAAGAGAATTAACCGAAAAGGAAAAACAGATTAACTAATATGGAATGTCTATTAAACTTGCTGCATGTAAATTGTTGAAGTTGCTCTGGTCGCTAAATTTTGTTGCAGCTTTTTGACATTCAACCCAACATCTCCCCCTCCCAAAAGGCCATTACCTAAC encodes the following:
- the LOC104232361 gene encoding reticulon-like protein B8, yielding MPEGITAENLLNNIVESLSDGGPKHKSASFFQEEGASSVSTQFNRLFGRQKPIHHCLGGGKSADVLLWRNKKISAGVLVSATAIWVLFEWLNYNFLSLLCFALSIGMVAQFLWKNASGVINRSQSKAPRLVLPNDLFINIATAIGTEINHGLVFLQDVACGGDLKQFLLVVVSLWAAGIIGSWCNFLTVLYIGFIAAHTLPVLYERYEDEVDGFVYNALEQLRGHYKKLDSGVLSKIPRGNFRGKKLD